The genomic region CGCCCCAGGCCGGCGTTGCGGCGTCGGAGGTGAATACGATGGGATTACCCGGGGTCCCGCGGGCCACGATCGTCCCGCCGCTGTTGACCTTCAGGCGATAGCCCGAACCAAACGTCACCACGGTTCCCGGCTCGATCACCAGCAGGGCCTGGACGTTGACGTTGGCGGTCACGTGGTAGGTATTGCCGGCGGTCCAGATCGCGTTGGTGGTGATATCGGAGTTGATCTCGATCAGCCCACTGGTTGCGCCTCCGTCCAGCGTGCCCAAGAGGGTCATAGACGGCGACTCGACAGCGGCCTGCGACTCGGCGGCCAGCGCATTCCGTTGGGCCAGGAACCGCAGGTAATCCTCGGGAGTTGCGGCAGGCATCGGCCGATCCGAAGCGGCTGGACAGGCAACCGGCAACCGCTCGCGCGACACCAGCGCCGGATCGATCCGCGGGACGCTCGTGGATGGGGCCGGCATCTGGGACGTCAACTCCCCACCCGACATCTCAGTCAAAAACGCATCGAGCTGCTCAACACTCACCTGATTGAAGTCAACCGCCGTTTCGACGCCGACGGCCGGCCAGCCGCACAACCCCGCTACCAGCGCCACCCACAGCCACGCACGCACAGCTACGGACCGTCCTGACGTTCTCATGGTTGCCTCCATCCTCGATTGACATCGTGAATCCGAATTCACATTCGACCAAACGGCGCCTGCGAGTGGAAACATCCCGAGGCACAAGAAGCGCGGAACAAGACTCTCCGCGATCAAACACTTTCGCCTAAGACCTGCCAGCGAGAATTGTCATGCCGCCATCGGCGGTACTGCTGCCTGGGCCTCCCATCTGCGTGTTGCCCGAGGATAGGTCCGCAAAGTCAATTTACCAATGTTCAGATGGACTGTCAATGGTGTTCGCGGGAACGCTTCTGCAGACCCGGTGGCCCGACCCCGTCGGATGGGGAAGCCAAGGAGCGCCCGGATTCGCCGGATATGGACGTAACGTCGCGACGCCGATCTCGCGGCCTAGACCAGCGTGCTCCTGGTCGGATCGGGGATTCTCATCAGCAACCCGGTCAGTTCCGTGACCTCCAGGTTCGCCAGGTTGTCGACCACGTCGATGATGTCCTGCCGCAGCGGGGCCTCGACGTAGCGGGTGGCCAGGCGCTCGAATTTCGTCACCGCGTCGCTCCACGACATCGGCCGGGTGTAGAACCCGTCGTAGTCGCGCTTCTCCTTCTCGACCACCCGCCGGTCGGTCAGATAGACCCGCACGCGGCACGGCATCTCCTCCGGAAAGCGCCAACTGAATTCATCCAGCGGGCGGACTTCCACCTTCCGCAGCAGTTCCTGGACGTCCTCGCGGCTGATCCGCTCGTGTGTGTACTGCTGCGGCAGCACGTGGCCGTCCAGCAGCGCCGCCGCAATGACGTAGGGCAGGCTGCGATCCGCCTGCTCCTTGGTGTGCACCTCGTGGCGAGGGCCTTCCTCGCCGCCGCCGATCAGGTTGTAGGCGATCTCGAAGATGTCGATCTCCACCCGCTCGACGTCGTCGGCGGCGAATCCCTGCTCGGCCTGCAACTCGATCACCGCCTCGACCGCCGACTGGGCGTGGATGTCGGCATCATGCTTCTTGAGACACACGTGATTGATCCGTTCCAGATCCTCGACCTGCCAGTCGATCACGAAGTGACCGGCGATCGTGTCGATAAAACCCCCGCGACCCTCGAAGACGTCCAGCGGACCGGTGACCCCCTTGGCCGCCAGAAGCACCGCGTCCGTCGCCGCCAGCGCCATGTGCGGATAGGCCAGCCCGCGCCACTGCGACAACTCGCCGCTCCGCGTGATTCGCAGACCGTTCAGCGACGCGCCGCAGATCGCCAGCGAGTTCGCCGTCCGTTCCGCGTCCAGCCCCAGCGCCTTGGCCGCGCCCGCCGCCACCGCGTACGCCCCTTGCGTCGTGTGGTCGAAACCCTTCTGTCGCACCGGAGCCAGCTCGCTCAGCCGGCAATGCACCTGGTAGGCCACCGCCAGGGCCGTCAGGAAATCCCGGCCCGAGCACTCGGCAAACTCCGACGCCGCCAGCACCGCCGAGACGTTGTCGCTCGGATGGCACGTCTCGCCCGCGGCCAGAAAGCTGTCATTGTAGTCGAGGTACCGCACCAGCGCCCCGTTGTACAGTGCCGCCCGTTCCGGCGAGACCGCCCCACCGCCGATCAGGCTGCACGATCCACCCAACCCGAACTCCTCGATCTGGTGGCGAACCATTCGCACCGGCTCGCCCTCCAGCGCCCCGATCGCGCAGCCGAGGGCATCGAGCACACAGATGCGAAGCTGATCTCGCGCCGCCTTCGAAAGGTCGGTGAACGATGAGCGAACGACGAACTCGGCAAGTTCCCGGGCCTTGGTCATGGCCGTGTCCCCCTGTCTGATCGCGAATAATGTTTCGCAGCGGCCGACGCCTCCACGGCGACGTCCGCCACCCCCAAAGCGGTATGCTATTATAACTCGTCGCCGGCCGCCCGTCCAGAACCAGCCGATTTCAGGCCCCGGCGGAGGCGAAAAAGCCCGGAAGCAGGCGATAGATCAACAGATTGGAGATCACCTCGCCCACGATAATCGCCGGGACGAAAATGCCTAACGCCTTGCCTCCGCTGAGGTTGCACGATACGGCAAACCCGTTGTACATCAACGCCACCATCCAGATCACCATCAGCAAGACGACCACAATCGCGAGCACCGCCTGGACAGAGACAATCTCCATGAGGAATTCCGGGTCCGCCACATGGCCCATCAACTCGAGCGAAAACCGCTGATACCCCGGCAGCAGCACCGCCAGGGCCGCGATCGCCATCGGCCAGCGGGCCAGCGCCTGCGTTCCCAACAGGTCCAGCGCCCTGAAGCGGGTGGACGAGACCAGCCGTCCGCCGGCCCACAGCAGCACGACCATCACGATCCAGTTGATCAACCCATCGGCCACCGCCAGACCGAACGGCGGCTCGCCCTGCGTGTGGAAGTCGAGCACGCCGTCAAAACGCGCCCGTCCGAAATACGCCACCAACCCCGCCGCTGCGATCGCCGCCAGCCCCAAACTCAGAGCCGGACCGCCCGCGATGTACCGGAACGGATTGAACAGCCACGTCCAGATCGATCTGGCTTCGCGCACTGTCGTTGCGTCCTGCTCTGCCATGATCATTCCTCCTTCGTCTCAACGCCTTCCAGCCGCTGCACTTCCCGCATCAGCGCATCAAGGCGATTGCGCACCGTCGGGTACGATACGCCGTAGACCCGAGCCAGGTCCTTGAGGTTGCCGCCGCACTTGATGAAGTTCACCACCAGGGCCTGCTCTTCGCTGCGCAGCCGACAGAGCACGGGCAACCCAAACTCCCCTTCCACGCTGGTGCCGCATTCCGGACACACCAGGCGCGTCACCCGCAGCCCAGCCCGGCAACTCGGACACTCGATCGGAAGCAATCGTTCATCCATTGGCTTGCTCCTTGATCGCAGGGATATGCCTGCCACACACTAACGGCTCTTCCGCCGCAATATCGCCGCAGAACCCGTGGGCCATCCACCTTTCATGCCAGACCCGCGCTCCGCCGAAACCGAGCAGAACCAGGTTCAGACCGCACAGGACCAGCATTCCCGCAAGTCCCATCACTCCAGTCTCAAGCGAATCGCCGCCTCGGAGAACGGCGGCGGGAGCCATGGCGGTTCCGTTGAGCACCCCATGCATGATCGCGGCTGAGACAACTGAGTTGGAGCGAATGCGCACGTACGCGATCAACGGAGCGAAGAGCACCGTCCAGAGGACCATCATAAATATCCCAGCGACGGGATGCCCGGGATAGTTGTGCCCGTGAATGATGAACGGTATGTGCCACAAACCCCAGATGATCCCGATGACCAGCGACGAACCCCAAAAACCCAGCCGGCCCGTTTCGCGAAGCAAAAACCCGCGCCAGCCCAGTTCCTCGCCGAAACCGGCGATGCCGTTGACGGTCAGGCCGGCCACGGTGCCGCTGATCAAGATCAGGATGAACGGATGCAGCGGCAGTTCGGTGGCGGAGCGGCGCAACTCCGCCAGCTGCGTTTCCGAAAGGCTTGGGCCGAAGAGCAAAAGAGCATTCGATTGCATCGGATCGGACGTCAGCGAAACGGCTGGGAAGAGGTAACTGACCGCCGTCGATCCCACCGCAAGAAAAGCGGGCAGCAGCGCCGCGACGAGAAACCACCGGTTGGGCCGAAACGAGATGCCCAAGGGCCTGATGAGCTCTTCGCGAAACAGGAACCTCTGCGTGACGACGGCTGAGATCGCCGGGGTGAACATGAAAAAGACGGCCACAGCGAACCAACGACCCGAATACGGCACCATGCCCGAGGAGAACGCGCAGAAGGCGACCGGCCAACTCAGAAGAAAAGTGAGGATCAGAAACACAATGGACTTTGGCATCTTCATTCTCCATAACGTCCATCACTACATTCCGTATATTAAATCACTACTTAATAGAACGAAATACGTGCTTTATTTTTTCAATTTTCCCTGGCGATGGTTCCTGGCCGTACGCCCTGCCGCGGTACGAGCTTTCAGGCAAAACCCTTGGATGGGCAGAAAGGTGTTGACTCCCGAGCATATTGACTCTATCTTGCAGAGTACTCTGCTATATTGTTATTGGAGGACTGAGCATGGAAGTCTTGAAGGATGCTGCGGCGAGCGCTCTTTCAGAAATCGATCAAACGACGGTTCGGATGCGAAAGGCGGTCGCGGCCCGCAGCGGAAGCAGCGTTCTGATCCTCTGGGGAGTGATCTGGATAGTCGGGTTCCTGGTGCCGTACTTTGCGCCACAGCACATGGGTTGGATATGG from Phycisphaerae bacterium harbors:
- a CDS encoding MmgE/PrpD family protein, whose amino-acid sequence is MTKARELAEFVVRSSFTDLSKAARDQLRICVLDALGCAIGALEGEPVRMVRHQIEEFGLGGSCSLIGGGAVSPERAALYNGALVRYLDYNDSFLAAGETCHPSDNVSAVLAASEFAECSGRDFLTALAVAYQVHCRLSELAPVRQKGFDHTTQGAYAVAAGAAKALGLDAERTANSLAICGASLNGLRITRSGELSQWRGLAYPHMALAATDAVLLAAKGVTGPLDVFEGRGGFIDTIAGHFVIDWQVEDLERINHVCLKKHDADIHAQSAVEAVIELQAEQGFAADDVERVEIDIFEIAYNLIGGGEEGPRHEVHTKEQADRSLPYVIAAALLDGHVLPQQYTHERISREDVQELLRKVEVRPLDEFSWRFPEEMPCRVRVYLTDRRVVEKEKRDYDGFYTRPMSWSDAVTKFERLATRYVEAPLRQDIIDVVDNLANLEVTELTGLLMRIPDPTRSTLV
- a CDS encoding DUF2089 domain-containing protein; this encodes MDERLLPIECPSCRAGLRVTRLVCPECGTSVEGEFGLPVLCRLRSEEQALVVNFIKCGGNLKDLARVYGVSYPTVRNRLDALMREVQRLEGVETKEE
- a CDS encoding CPBP family intramembrane metalloprotease, which translates into the protein MFTPAISAVVTQRFLFREELIRPLGISFRPNRWFLVAALLPAFLAVGSTAVSYLFPAVSLTSDPMQSNALLLFGPSLSETQLAELRRSATELPLHPFILILISGTVAGLTVNGIAGFGEELGWRGFLLRETGRLGFWGSSLVIGIIWGLWHIPFIIHGHNYPGHPVAGIFMMVLWTVLFAPLIAYVRIRSNSVVSAAIMHGVLNGTAMAPAAVLRGGDSLETGVMGLAGMLVLCGLNLVLLGFGGARVWHERWMAHGFCGDIAAEEPLVCGRHIPAIKEQANG